The Litoreibacter ponti genome includes a window with the following:
- a CDS encoding sensor histidine kinase: MSAVLTSVRVRLLFLALLPLLVLLPVMLGVGLSRWSARFDAILIENVASDLRIAEQYLQRILANTETELRGVARSDDLRRALEDGRTEAFLERERERLGLDFLRFVPADAARASINAWPIIADALDGLSRTEVDIFTLDALAALSLALPARTTIQLIPTEAAVQTDRTVEDRGMVVHSATPVRTAGQKGALVGGTLLNRNLGFIDTINTLVYQSDGTDIRQGTATLFLEDVRISTNVRLFEDVRALGTRVSAVVRNAVLDQGQTWLDRAFVVNDWYISGYLPITDSFGTRVGMLYVGFLEAPFAASKRAAYLTIIASVLALLLVSVPLFLWLARGVFAPLERMSDTMQKVEEGDLGARIGRVGTRDEIGEVARHLDTLLDQVQERDRKLRASADELNDRVDARTAELRDANKKLEATFQQLVLSEKLASIGEITAGVAHEINNPIAVIQGNVDVVRATLGGQGAEVETELTLIDQQVSRINAIVGKLLQFARPSEFGADAEAVDVAQVVEDCRVLVDHAVSRDHARIEMDLTKTAPVRINPGELQQVVINLMMNGLQAMEGQPGLLHLSLSEQAGQVILRVRDSGPGIPEDKLSEIFDPFFTTKRGGGTGLGLSISQTLIQRAGGTISARNAPEGGAEFSVSLPKA; encoded by the coding sequence ATGAGCGCGGTCCTCACATCCGTCCGCGTGCGCCTGCTGTTTCTGGCGTTGCTGCCTTTGCTCGTCCTACTACCGGTTATGCTTGGCGTCGGGCTCAGCCGCTGGTCCGCCCGCTTCGATGCGATCCTGATCGAAAACGTCGCCTCCGACCTGCGCATCGCAGAGCAATACCTGCAGCGCATCCTCGCCAATACCGAGACGGAGCTGCGCGGCGTCGCTCGCTCCGACGATCTGCGCCGCGCGCTCGAGGACGGTCGCACGGAGGCGTTCCTTGAGCGCGAGCGCGAACGTCTCGGCCTCGACTTCCTGCGCTTTGTGCCAGCCGATGCGGCGCGCGCGTCGATCAACGCGTGGCCCATTATCGCCGATGCGCTCGACGGGCTATCCCGCACAGAGGTGGATATCTTCACCCTCGACGCGCTGGCGGCCCTCTCCCTCGCGCTGCCCGCCCGCACCACGATCCAGCTGATCCCGACAGAGGCCGCCGTGCAGACTGACCGCACGGTCGAGGATCGCGGCATGGTCGTGCATTCCGCCACGCCCGTCCGCACCGCCGGGCAGAAAGGGGCGCTGGTCGGGGGAACCCTGCTGAACCGCAACCTCGGCTTCATCGACACGATCAACACGCTGGTCTACCAAAGCGACGGCACCGATATCCGGCAAGGCACGGCGACGCTGTTTCTCGAAGACGTGCGCATCTCCACCAATGTCCGCCTGTTCGAAGACGTGCGCGCCCTTGGCACGCGGGTCTCGGCCGTCGTCCGCAATGCCGTGCTGGACCAGGGGCAGACGTGGCTCGACCGCGCCTTCGTGGTCAACGATTGGTACATCTCCGGCTATCTGCCGATCACCGACAGTTTCGGCACGCGGGTGGGCATGCTCTATGTCGGCTTTCTGGAGGCGCCTTTTGCCGCTTCGAAACGCGCAGCCTATCTGACGATCATTGCCTCGGTGCTGGCGCTGTTGCTGGTCTCCGTGCCGCTCTTCCTCTGGCTCGCTCGCGGCGTCTTCGCGCCGCTCGAGCGGATGAGCGACACGATGCAAAAGGTCGAAGAGGGCGATCTGGGTGCTCGCATCGGACGGGTTGGCACGCGCGACGAGATCGGCGAGGTCGCCCGCCACCTCGACACGCTGCTCGATCAGGTGCAGGAACGCGACCGCAAGCTGCGCGCCTCGGCGGATGAGCTCAACGACCGCGTCGATGCCCGCACAGCCGAGCTGCGCGACGCCAACAAGAAGCTCGAGGCGACATTCCAGCAGCTGGTCCTGTCCGAAAAGCTCGCCTCCATCGGCGAGATCACCGCGGGCGTCGCCCATGAGATCAACAACCCCATCGCCGTGATCCAGGGCAATGTCGATGTGGTCCGCGCCACGCTGGGCGGGCAGGGGGCCGAGGTGGAGACAGAGCTGACCCTGATCGACCAGCAGGTCTCCCGCATCAACGCCATCGTCGGCAAGCTGCTGCAATTCGCGCGCCCGTCCGAGTTCGGCGCCGATGCAGAGGCCGTGGACGTGGCGCAGGTGGTCGAGGATTGCCGCGTGCTGGTCGACCACGCCGTCTCCCGCGATCACGCTCGCATCGAGATGGATCTGACCAAGACAGCTCCCGTGCGCATCAACCCCGGCGAGCTGCAACAGGTGGTCATCAACCTGATGATGAACGGCTTGCAGGCGATGGAAGGCCAGCCCGGCCTGCTGCATCTGTCTCTGTCGGAGCAGGCAGGTCAGGTCATCCTGCGCGTCCGCGACAGCGGCCCCGGCATTCCCGAGGATAAACTCTCCGAGATTTTCGATCCCTTCTTCACCACGAAACGCGGCGGTGGCACCGGGCTGGGCCTGTCGATCAGCCAGACCCTGATCCAACGGGCAGGCGGTACAATCTCCGCCCGAAATGCCCCAGAAGGGGGCGCCGAATTCTCGGTCTCCCTTCCAAAGGCCTGA
- a CDS encoding sigma-54-dependent transcriptional regulator: MGERALSAVPPPSEFGESLAQASILVVDDEPGMRNFLVKTLAPRVRRVEEASNSAEASARLDEGHFDLVVLDNIMPDEKGLDWLRAQRKIGLYADAILITAYADLETAIAALRAGATDFVLKPFRANQILNAVARALDRKNLRRENYLLRHELLNEETSAARGRLLGNSDGISRVRAMIDKLAPLPTTVLFTGASGTGKEIAARNLHAQSDRADKPFVPINCAAISPDRIAEELFGTVEAGAPRKDGLLFYADGGTLFLDEVAQLPEQVQAMLLRVLEDRRVRPIGSEREVHVDLRFLFATNADLGAEVDAGKFRADLYHRINVVNVQMPLLQDRQGDVVELAAMFMRQISKALGMPALELNDAVLLKLNRYGWPGNVRELRNLIERSVILGAFPPEFSGEGRMAEQPAMETLEMVEQRHIMQMLDQVGGNRAEAARRLGVSRKTIDRKCAAWGV, encoded by the coding sequence ATGGGCGAGCGCGCGCTCAGCGCGGTTCCGCCGCCCAGCGAGTTCGGCGAGAGCCTGGCGCAAGCGTCGATCCTGGTGGTCGATGATGAGCCCGGGATGCGCAACTTCCTGGTCAAGACGCTCGCGCCGCGGGTGCGGCGGGTGGAAGAGGCCAGCAACTCCGCCGAGGCCAGCGCGCGGCTGGATGAGGGACATTTCGATCTGGTCGTGCTCGACAACATCATGCCCGACGAGAAGGGGCTGGATTGGCTGCGCGCGCAACGCAAGATCGGGCTGTATGCCGATGCGATCCTGATCACCGCCTATGCCGATCTGGAAACCGCGATCGCCGCGCTACGGGCAGGCGCCACGGATTTCGTGCTGAAGCCGTTTCGCGCCAACCAGATCCTGAACGCCGTGGCCCGGGCGCTGGACCGCAAGAACCTGCGACGCGAGAACTATTTGCTGCGCCACGAGCTGCTGAATGAGGAAACGTCTGCGGCGCGAGGTCGACTGCTTGGCAATTCCGACGGGATCAGCCGCGTCCGCGCGATGATCGACAAGCTGGCGCCCCTGCCGACCACCGTGCTGTTCACCGGCGCGTCTGGCACGGGCAAGGAGATCGCCGCGCGCAATCTGCATGCGCAATCGGACCGGGCGGACAAACCGTTCGTGCCGATCAACTGCGCCGCGATCTCGCCCGACCGGATCGCGGAAGAGTTGTTCGGCACCGTCGAGGCGGGTGCGCCGCGCAAGGATGGGCTTTTGTTCTACGCCGATGGCGGCACGCTGTTTCTGGACGAGGTGGCGCAGCTGCCCGAGCAGGTGCAGGCGATGCTCTTGCGGGTGCTGGAAGACCGCCGGGTGCGCCCGATTGGGTCCGAGCGCGAGGTCCATGTGGACCTGCGCTTCCTATTTGCCACCAATGCGGATCTGGGCGCCGAGGTCGACGCGGGCAAGTTCCGCGCCGATCTGTACCACCGCATCAATGTGGTGAATGTGCAGATGCCTTTGCTACAGGATCGGCAGGGCGATGTGGTGGAGCTGGCCGCGATGTTCATGCGCCAGATCTCGAAAGCGCTTGGCATGCCCGCGCTGGAGCTCAACGATGCCGTGCTCTTGAAGCTCAACCGCTACGGCTGGCCCGGCAATGTGCGCGAGCTGCGCAATCTAATTGAACGCTCGGTCATTTTGGGAGCATTCCCGCCGGAGTTCTCCGGCGAGGGTCGGATGGCGGAGCAACCCGCGATGGAGACGTTGGAGATGGTCGAGCAGCGCCATATCATGCAGATGCTCGATCAAGTGGGCGGCAATCGCGCCGAGGCCGCCCGGCGGCTGGGCGTGTCGCGCAAGACCATTGATCGCAAATGCGCGGCCTGGGGCGTGTGA